In one window of Meiothermus sp. DNA:
- a CDS encoding gamma-glutamylcyclotransferase, producing MELPEAVFVYGTLKRGERNFEVSRQAGWLRSEPACIEGFRLFHIPKGDLRPYAYPGVVKGEGRVWGEVQWFANLDRALALLDRLEDEGSEYLRSPTTAYLAERGKAPCRVWVYRYASLQALESAGGIWLPQGVWGEQTQPKG from the coding sequence ATGGAGCTTCCCGAAGCGGTTTTTGTCTACGGCACGCTCAAGCGAGGTGAGCGCAACTTTGAGGTCTCGAGGCAAGCGGGCTGGTTACGTTCGGAACCCGCCTGCATCGAGGGATTCCGACTTTTCCACATTCCCAAAGGCGACCTGCGGCCCTATGCCTACCCGGGGGTGGTGAAGGGAGAGGGGCGGGTATGGGGGGAGGTGCAGTGGTTCGCCAACCTCGATCGGGCGCTGGCGTTACTGGATCGGCTCGAGGACGAGGGTAGCGAGTACCTGCGAAGCCCCACCACGGCCTATCTCGCGGAGCGAGGCAAAGCGCCCTGTAGGGTCTGGGTGTATAGGTACGCTAGCCTGCAGGCTTTGGAAAGCGCAGGGGGTATCTGGTTGCCGCAAGGGGTCTGGGGTGAACAAACACAGCCAAAGGGGTAA
- a CDS encoding SDR family oxidoreductase encodes MSNLKGKIAVVAGATRGCGRGIAVELGAAGATVYCTGRSTRGHPSDLNRPETIEETAELVTQAGGKGIAVRVDHTKEDQVKDLFERVKAEQGKLDILVNDVWGGDAIVEWGKPFWELDMAQGWRLLERSVYSHFLTSRYAVPLMLEQNAGLIIEVTDGDTLNYRGNFFYDLVKTTVIRLAHNMAEEFQSNRYQSDGSRLPEATKNITALALTPGFLRSEAMLEHFGVSEANWRDAIAKNPYYAESETPHYIGRAVVALASDPKVHEKAGQALATWHLSREYGFTDIDGRAPHWQEFYEGKKPAEK; translated from the coding sequence ATGTCTAATCTCAAAGGGAAAATTGCGGTTGTAGCAGGAGCCACCAGAGGCTGTGGCCGGGGTATCGCGGTGGAGTTGGGTGCGGCTGGGGCCACCGTGTACTGCACGGGTCGCAGCACCAGAGGCCACCCCTCCGACCTCAACCGCCCCGAAACCATCGAGGAAACCGCCGAGCTGGTGACCCAGGCCGGCGGGAAAGGCATTGCGGTACGGGTAGATCACACCAAAGAGGATCAGGTCAAGGACTTGTTTGAGCGAGTTAAAGCCGAACAGGGCAAGCTGGATATTTTGGTGAACGACGTGTGGGGCGGCGATGCCATCGTCGAGTGGGGCAAGCCCTTCTGGGAGCTGGACATGGCCCAGGGCTGGCGGCTCTTGGAGCGCTCGGTATACAGCCATTTCCTCACCAGCCGCTACGCCGTGCCGCTGATGTTGGAGCAGAATGCTGGGCTCATCATCGAGGTCACCGACGGTGACACCTTGAACTACCGGGGCAACTTTTTCTACGACCTGGTCAAGACTACCGTGATTCGACTGGCCCACAACATGGCCGAGGAGTTTCAATCAAACCGCTACCAATCTGATGGAAGCAGATTACCTGAAGCCACCAAGAACATCACCGCCTTAGCCCTTACGCCCGGCTTCCTGCGCTCGGAGGCGATGCTCGAGCACTTTGGCGTGAGCGAGGCCAACTGGCGCGACGCCATTGCCAAAAACCCCTACTACGCCGAGTCCGAGACCCCACACTACATCGGGCGGGCCGTGGTGGCGCTGGCCTCCGACCCCAAGGTACACGAGAAAGCAGGCCAGGCCCTGGCTACCTGGCATCTGAGCCGAGAGTATGGCTTCACCGATATAGACGGCAGAGCGCCACACTGGCAAGAGTTTTACGAGGGGAAAAAACCAGCAGAAAAGTGA
- a CDS encoding SagB/ThcOx family dehydrogenase has protein sequence MDKHPGKVFYRLTRIFPGDQLPGGRAPAAKVYANPLESVELAEPARDGGPAVWRVLSRVAPITPRVGSSITQAELSQVLAPLAVRRGGRGYPSAGGAYPLEVYLAVQHLQDTFQGIYHYAAKQHQLEQLSGRFDLESWQRALMDLEAVEASAALVVFSAVPERSEAVFGLRGFRYALLEVGYAVGEVMVAATALGLQAYPAATFYDEEVRKLLSLPDAEHPVVVLLLGR, from the coding sequence ATGGACAAGCATCCTGGTAAAGTTTTTTATCGCCTAACCCGCATTTTCCCCGGAGACCAGCTACCGGGTGGGCGGGCCCCTGCGGCCAAAGTGTATGCCAATCCGCTGGAGTCGGTGGAACTTGCGGAGCCGGCGCGCGATGGGGGCCCGGCAGTCTGGCGGGTGCTGTCCCGGGTGGCGCCTATTACCCCCAGGGTGGGTTCTTCCATCACCCAGGCCGAGCTTTCGCAGGTGCTGGCCCCGCTGGCCGTGCGCCGGGGAGGGCGGGGCTATCCTTCGGCGGGTGGGGCCTATCCCCTCGAGGTCTACCTGGCTGTGCAGCACCTGCAAGACACCTTCCAGGGCATCTACCACTATGCGGCCAAGCAGCACCAGTTGGAACAGCTTTCGGGCCGCTTCGACCTCGAAAGCTGGCAAAGGGCCCTGATGGATCTGGAAGCAGTGGAAGCCTCGGCCGCGCTGGTGGTTTTTAGTGCGGTGCCGGAGCGCTCCGAAGCGGTATTTGGGTTGCGGGGGTTTCGCTATGCCCTGCTCGAGGTGGGCTATGCGGTGGGCGAGGTGATGGTGGCCGCTACCGCCCTGGGCCTGCAAGCCTACCCTGCCGCGACCTTCTACGACGAGGAAGTACGTAAACTGCTCTCGCTGCCCGATGCCGAGCATCCGGTGGTGGTGTTGTTGCTGGGGCGCTAG
- a CDS encoding acyltransferase family protein, with amino-acid sequence MNKRIHYLDWLRFLAVFLGLVFHSGRPFDNWPWLIKGPELGWITFFNEALTTVRLPLLFFVSGAATIFVLKKMVKDYTLDRMIRLLIPLGMGVLLIVPPQHYIERISLPPSDPQHFSGNYWQFLSGPWLHGGAYPLSSLRTEHLWYLLYLFIFSLLALPIFLYLRSAGGLALWARLERWFMAVSWRVWLLVVLPAIGISLLPLIFRSHPGLVQDLENLLFFFFVYVLGFALFHKPRLLESIFSQRKLFAWVGLVLVIGKAYLFTVVWKHDTFSPGISLQNFELYWLLRNLAALCVVFAALGYAHRYLNRPSPFLEHARHWVYPFYIWHQSVIVVLGYFVLKLAWPAWLLYGLLMLSALVVTVALSELVQHSALSRFLFGIHRRSGRKSATALLETSKKLR; translated from the coding sequence ATGAACAAGCGCATTCACTACCTGGACTGGCTGCGGTTTTTGGCGGTATTTCTAGGCTTGGTGTTCCATTCTGGAAGGCCCTTCGACAACTGGCCCTGGCTTATCAAAGGGCCCGAACTGGGCTGGATAACCTTTTTCAACGAAGCCCTCACCACGGTTCGCCTGCCGCTCCTTTTTTTTGTGTCGGGGGCTGCCACCATCTTTGTGCTCAAAAAAATGGTCAAGGACTACACCCTGGATCGCATGATTCGGCTCTTGATTCCGCTGGGCATGGGTGTTTTGCTAATAGTTCCACCCCAGCACTACATTGAGCGCATCTCCCTCCCACCCAGCGACCCCCAACACTTTAGCGGAAACTACTGGCAATTTCTAAGCGGCCCCTGGCTGCATGGCGGCGCATATCCCCTGAGCAGCCTGCGAACCGAACACCTGTGGTATCTTTTGTACCTGTTTATCTTTTCACTGCTGGCCCTTCCCATCTTCCTGTATTTGCGCAGCGCTGGAGGTCTGGCTTTATGGGCGCGGCTCGAGCGCTGGTTTATGGCAGTCTCCTGGCGGGTCTGGCTTCTGGTAGTACTTCCCGCTATCGGTATTAGTTTGCTGCCACTTATATTCCGTTCGCACCCAGGGTTGGTACAGGATCTGGAAAACCTGCTATTTTTTTTCTTCGTATATGTACTGGGCTTTGCGCTCTTCCATAAACCTCGCTTACTCGAGAGCATCTTCAGCCAGCGAAAGCTGTTTGCCTGGGTAGGACTGGTGCTGGTCATCGGCAAGGCCTACCTTTTTACCGTAGTTTGGAAGCACGATACATTCAGTCCTGGTATCTCGCTGCAGAATTTCGAGCTCTACTGGCTTCTTCGAAACCTGGCCGCCCTGTGCGTTGTTTTTGCCGCACTTGGCTACGCACATCGATACCTGAACCGGCCCTCCCCTTTTTTGGAGCATGCCCGCCACTGGGTATACCCCTTTTATATCTGGCACCAAAGCGTCATTGTGGTTTTGGGCTATTTTGTACTCAAGCTGGCCTGGCCGGCCTGGTTGCTTTATGGGCTGCTGATGCTGAGCGCTCTGGTAGTTACTGTAGCCCTGAGCGAGCTGGTGCAACACAGCGCCTTAAGTCGGTTTCTTTTTGGCATACACCGAAGGTCGGGCAGAAAAAGCGCCACAGCGCTATTGGAAACTTCAAAGAAGCTGAGGTAG
- the asnB gene encoding asparagine synthase (glutamine-hydrolyzing) → MCGIAGAFSWIQSAEPLRALVAEVVQSQLHRGPDHQAVVELPQPAGPLVLGHNRLSIIDLSEHSNQPLWDHTGRYCIVFNGEIYNYLELRDQLMQLGHRFQTQGDTEVILEAYKAWGKNAWERFIGMFAFALLDTQSQQLWLVRDRFGVKPLFYLIKDGILAFASSTGALARHFGLAPNLEYVSRGLYYYVYEDDSDISPYVGLRALPAGHHACIRLQQPSVEPQRYYDLAGRVEQKIAALEGLSDKALLEELEATLQSAVVLRLRSDVPLAISLSGGLDSSLVAALAARQHPQVEGFCYGHPRAARSEGPLAQALAQKSGIEVHFVWPELSKERLVQAFEKTLASQDAPFPTLSILAQNFVYEAARAEGYKVLLGGQGGDEGFMGYRKFFLFQLRHLLQQKRLAELGSFALGFAQLLAAESYKLGLFWQNRQRYSGKQPEGNLRLPKVQLQLGASADQAPWLRQMLDVTRYSLPTLLRYEDRNSMGHSIESRLPFLDYRVLELGLALPVHLKLRNGYGKWALRQIAHSKVPEVIRTARYKRGFDVTQTWLTEGLGAHLQEQLYLASGILRDVLGSSQNPVETYTPEQMQHRPRLLAEAISLLWLARRLGNQT, encoded by the coding sequence ATGTGCGGTATTGCGGGAGCTTTTTCCTGGATTCAATCAGCAGAACCGCTTCGCGCGTTGGTAGCCGAGGTAGTCCAAAGCCAGCTCCACCGCGGCCCCGACCACCAGGCCGTAGTCGAGCTTCCACAGCCTGCGGGCCCCCTGGTCTTGGGCCACAACCGCCTGAGCATCATAGATCTCTCGGAACACTCCAACCAGCCGTTGTGGGATCACACCGGCCGATATTGCATCGTGTTCAACGGTGAAATCTACAACTACCTGGAGCTTCGTGATCAGCTTATGCAGCTAGGGCATCGCTTTCAAACCCAGGGCGACACCGAGGTAATCCTGGAGGCATATAAAGCCTGGGGCAAAAACGCTTGGGAGCGCTTTATTGGCATGTTTGCCTTTGCCTTGCTGGACACCCAATCACAGCAGCTCTGGCTGGTGCGGGATCGCTTTGGCGTCAAACCGCTTTTTTACCTCATAAAGGACGGCATTCTGGCTTTTGCCTCCTCTACCGGGGCGCTGGCCCGGCATTTCGGACTCGCCCCCAATCTGGAGTACGTGAGCCGGGGCCTGTATTACTACGTCTACGAAGACGATAGCGACATCTCGCCCTACGTGGGCTTGCGGGCTTTGCCGGCCGGACACCACGCCTGTATTCGCTTGCAGCAGCCCAGCGTAGAACCCCAGCGCTATTACGACCTGGCTGGCCGGGTCGAGCAGAAAATAGCCGCACTCGAGGGCCTGTCGGATAAGGCCCTGCTGGAAGAACTCGAGGCCACCTTGCAAAGCGCGGTCGTGCTGCGCTTGCGCTCCGATGTACCGCTGGCCATATCGCTTTCGGGCGGCCTGGACTCCTCCCTGGTAGCCGCCCTGGCCGCCCGGCAACATCCGCAGGTAGAAGGCTTTTGTTATGGTCACCCGCGCGCCGCCCGCTCCGAAGGGCCCCTGGCCCAGGCACTTGCACAAAAGAGCGGCATCGAGGTGCACTTTGTATGGCCCGAACTTTCCAAAGAACGCCTGGTTCAGGCTTTTGAAAAAACCCTGGCCTCGCAGGATGCCCCCTTCCCCACCCTCAGCATTCTGGCGCAAAACTTCGTCTACGAGGCAGCCCGAGCAGAGGGCTACAAGGTACTTCTGGGCGGTCAGGGGGGCGATGAAGGCTTTATGGGCTACCGAAAATTTTTTCTATTTCAGCTTCGCCACTTGCTACAGCAAAAGCGCCTGGCTGAGCTGGGCAGTTTCGCCCTGGGGTTTGCACAGCTTCTGGCAGCTGAGTCGTACAAGCTGGGCCTTTTCTGGCAAAACCGTCAGCGCTATTCTGGCAAACAACCTGAAGGCAACCTGCGCCTGCCCAAAGTTCAGCTCCAGCTTGGAGCTTCGGCTGACCAGGCACCCTGGCTGCGCCAGATGCTCGATGTAACCCGCTATAGCCTGCCCACTTTGCTCCGGTACGAGGATCGCAACTCAATGGGCCACAGCATCGAAAGCCGCTTGCCCTTTTTGGACTATCGGGTACTCGAGCTCGGATTGGCTCTTCCGGTTCACCTGAAGCTGCGCAACGGGTACGGCAAGTGGGCCCTGCGGCAGATAGCCCACAGCAAAGTGCCCGAAGTCATCCGCACTGCTCGCTACAAAAGAGGCTTTGATGTAACACAAACCTGGCTCACCGAAGGTCTGGGGGCACACCTCCAGGAGCAACTGTATTTAGCCTCGGGTATTCTGCGAGACGTTTTGGGCTCGAGCCAGAATCCAGTGGAAACATATACCCCAGAACAGATGCAGCACAGACCTCGCTTGCTAGCGGAGGCCATTAGCCTGCTATGGCTGGCCCGCAGACTTGGCAACCAAACCTAG
- a CDS encoding YafY family protein: MRADRLVSILLLLQTRGQATTSELAKRLEVSPRTIYRDMEALTAAGVPVYAERGSKGGWGLLEGYRTNLTGLSQPEIMALFALKPAQLLRDLGLGKAGEQALIKLLAALPFTQRQGAEYARQRILVDIQRYQEQVPLLPVLQEAVWQDRKLRLVYEPMQGKPAERTVDPLGLVVKGSVWYLVASRQGELRSYRVSRILEARLLDEPSSRPADFDLETYWRKARAEYRAQIPSYRVKVRILEKVLARTNPASHWGQLEHSVPMGDGWLLAQLCFEYPEQALGWVLGAGAAVEALEPLEFRRQVIEALDNVLGLYQGRSV; encoded by the coding sequence ATGCGAGCGGATCGGCTGGTTTCAATTTTGCTGCTGTTGCAGACCAGAGGGCAGGCCACGACCAGCGAGTTGGCGAAGAGGCTCGAGGTCTCACCGCGCACTATCTACCGCGACATGGAAGCCCTTACGGCGGCAGGGGTGCCGGTCTACGCCGAGCGGGGCAGCAAGGGTGGATGGGGACTGCTGGAAGGATACCGCACCAACCTGACGGGCCTGAGCCAGCCGGAAATCATGGCCCTGTTTGCCCTCAAACCCGCCCAACTCCTGCGCGATCTGGGTCTGGGTAAGGCGGGCGAGCAAGCGCTGATCAAGCTGCTGGCCGCTCTGCCCTTCACGCAGCGACAAGGGGCCGAGTATGCTCGCCAGCGCATCCTGGTGGACATTCAGCGCTACCAAGAGCAGGTACCCCTGCTGCCGGTGTTGCAGGAAGCGGTCTGGCAAGACCGGAAGCTACGGCTGGTCTACGAGCCCATGCAGGGGAAACCTGCGGAACGTACTGTTGACCCGCTGGGCCTGGTGGTAAAGGGGAGCGTGTGGTACCTGGTAGCCTCCAGACAGGGGGAGTTGCGCTCATACCGGGTCTCGAGAATTCTGGAGGCCAGGCTGCTGGACGAGCCCTCGTCGCGCCCTGCCGACTTCGACCTCGAGACCTACTGGCGCAAAGCCCGTGCCGAATACAGGGCTCAGATTCCCAGCTATCGCGTCAAGGTGCGAATTCTGGAGAAAGTGTTGGCCCGCACCAACCCCGCCAGCCACTGGGGGCAACTCGAGCACAGCGTGCCGATGGGCGATGGATGGCTGCTGGCCCAGCTTTGCTTCGAGTACCCCGAGCAGGCCCTGGGCTGGGTTCTGGGGGCAGGGGCAGCGGTGGAAGCACTGGAGCCGCTCGAGTTTCGCCGGCAGGTAATCGAAGCGCTGGACAATGTACTTGGTTTGTATCAGGGAAGGTCTGTCTGA
- a CDS encoding D-alanine--D-alanine ligase family protein — MRILLIAGGPPGEHEVSLSSARGVLAAMPHPTELAVIAKDGLWLLGEDAREALVAGVAEHGTHRFPPDIPWQHYDVAFPLLHGPVGEDGVIQGFLELLRLPYVGAGVTSSALCMDKDLCKRALQQAGIPVVPWVTFYKGEPTPEPPFTPPYFVKPANTGSSVGISKVRADQDAHKALAQAFAWDHKVLVEQGIEGVRELEVALLGNVHARSSVVGEITYQAEFYDYETKYTPGRAQLHLPASISPEIAERIQATAIEAYRILGVRGMARVDFFLSSRGELYLNEFNTIPGFTPTSMYPKLWQASGLAYPELLDRLVRLALRP, encoded by the coding sequence TTGCGTATATTACTCATCGCTGGCGGGCCGCCTGGCGAGCACGAGGTTTCCCTGTCGTCGGCGCGGGGTGTGCTGGCGGCCATGCCCCATCCCACCGAACTGGCGGTGATTGCCAAGGACGGCCTGTGGCTGCTGGGGGAGGACGCCCGCGAAGCCCTGGTGGCCGGGGTGGCCGAACACGGCACCCACCGCTTCCCCCCCGACATTCCCTGGCAACATTACGATGTGGCCTTTCCCCTCCTGCACGGCCCGGTGGGCGAGGATGGGGTCATTCAGGGCTTTCTAGAACTGCTGAGGCTGCCCTATGTGGGGGCAGGTGTGACCAGTTCGGCGCTGTGCATGGACAAAGACCTTTGCAAGCGAGCTTTGCAACAGGCCGGCATTCCGGTGGTTCCCTGGGTGACCTTTTACAAAGGCGAGCCCACCCCCGAACCACCCTTCACCCCCCCCTACTTTGTCAAACCCGCCAACACCGGCTCCTCGGTGGGCATCTCCAAGGTCAGGGCCGACCAGGACGCCCACAAAGCCCTGGCCCAAGCCTTTGCCTGGGATCACAAAGTACTGGTCGAGCAGGGCATAGAAGGGGTGCGCGAACTGGAAGTGGCACTCCTGGGCAACGTTCATGCCCGCTCAAGTGTGGTGGGTGAGATCACCTACCAGGCCGAGTTTTACGACTACGAGACCAAGTACACCCCCGGCAGGGCCCAGCTTCACCTGCCTGCCTCCATTTCCCCCGAAATTGCGGAGAGGATACAGGCTACCGCCATCGAGGCTTACCGGATCCTGGGGGTGCGCGGGATGGCCCGGGTGGACTTTTTTCTCTCGAGCCGGGGTGAGCTTTACCTCAACGAGTTCAACACCATTCCTGGCTTCACCCCTACCAGCATGTATCCCAAGCTCTGGCAGGCCAGCGGTCTTGCTTACCCCGAGCTGCTCGACCGGCTGGTGCGGCTGGCACTCAGGCCCTAA
- a CDS encoding cupin domain-containing protein — protein MPQTALAAAEALVKYGMTKTPGTGPIDVGIVEDLGGISVIRGGGNRRAWNGIQYLQGMSAKNVGSTSLSINVATVPPGGIAYAHIHEGFEVMLFVLQGKVKHTFGENLEKEVINQAGDLIYIKPGVPHEVFNIGEEDLVVFVARSTADEWDKIVNYPSRYRPAE, from the coding sequence ATGCCCCAGACCGCGTTGGCAGCAGCAGAGGCCCTGGTAAAATACGGCATGACCAAAACCCCTGGAACCGGCCCCATAGATGTGGGTATCGTAGAAGACCTTGGCGGTATCAGCGTTATACGCGGCGGTGGGAACCGCCGGGCGTGGAACGGCATCCAGTATTTGCAGGGTATGTCGGCCAAAAATGTGGGGTCTACCAGCCTGTCCATCAATGTGGCGACGGTGCCGCCGGGGGGCATTGCCTATGCCCATATACACGAGGGCTTCGAGGTGATGCTGTTTGTGCTGCAAGGTAAGGTCAAACACACCTTTGGCGAGAACTTGGAAAAAGAAGTAATCAACCAGGCCGGCGACCTCATCTATATCAAGCCCGGCGTACCCCACGAGGTGTTCAACATCGGCGAGGAGGATCTGGTGGTCTTTGTGGCCCGCTCGACCGCCGACGAGTGGGACAAAATTGTCAACTACCCCTCCCGGTACCGCCCAGCCGAATAG
- a CDS encoding DNA-formamidopyrimidine glycosylase has product MPELPEVETTRRILEPYLLGQRIQKLLHDDPARYRHTELAEGRKVLGTSRRGKYLILHLDKKLEAVIHLGMTGGFRFEPHRHTRVTLHLPNQTLYYTDPRRFGKWWIVQAGDYREIGLLARMGPEPLSSDFTLARFKQSLLSTRRKIKEVLLAQEAVAGVGNIYADESLWLSKIHPERPAASLSDPEVRRLYQAIREVMLQAVEAGGSTLSDESYQQPSGEPGYFQFHHNAYDRTGQPCKHKSCSGKIVKMVVGGRGTHFCPLCQRI; this is encoded by the coding sequence ATGCCCGAACTCCCCGAAGTCGAGACCACAAGGCGCATCCTCGAGCCCTACCTGCTGGGCCAGCGTATCCAAAAGCTGCTGCACGACGACCCCGCCCGCTACCGCCACACCGAACTGGCCGAAGGGCGCAAGGTGCTTGGCACATCGCGCCGGGGCAAGTATCTGATACTGCACCTGGACAAGAAGCTGGAAGCCGTAATTCACCTGGGCATGACCGGGGGTTTTCGCTTTGAGCCGCACCGCCATACCCGGGTCACCCTGCACTTGCCCAACCAGACCCTCTACTACACCGATCCCCGCCGCTTCGGGAAGTGGTGGATAGTGCAGGCCGGCGACTACCGCGAGATTGGCCTGCTGGCGCGAATGGGGCCCGAACCCCTTTCGTCCGACTTCACCCTGGCCCGGTTCAAACAATCGCTATTGTCAACCCGGCGAAAAATCAAAGAGGTGCTCCTGGCGCAAGAGGCGGTAGCCGGTGTGGGCAACATCTATGCCGATGAGTCGCTGTGGCTCAGCAAAATCCACCCCGAGCGGCCCGCCGCTTCACTCTCCGACCCCGAAGTCCGCAGGCTTTACCAGGCTATTCGCGAAGTGATGCTTCAGGCAGTGGAGGCCGGAGGCTCGACCCTCTCCGACGAAAGCTATCAGCAGCCGAGTGGAGAACCGGGTTACTTTCAGTTCCACCACAACGCCTACGACCGCACCGGCCAGCCCTGTAAACACAAAAGCTGCTCGGGCAAGATCGTGAAAATGGTGGTGGGGGGACGGGGCACGCATTTCTGCCCATTGTGTCAAAGAATCTAG
- a CDS encoding glycogen synthase, translating into MKVAFVASEAFPFAKVGGLADVIGSLPQALKKQGLEPTIFLPWYWGIQGYYVGEAWFNFEGNREKIGIGHAEHKGVRYVLVGLGDFARDKPYGYQDDFRRFVRFAMATAELLGDFDVVHAHDWQAALLSLLRNLGWFRARTVYTIHNLAYQGVWGPQDFYAWTRLPGETYYGAGLEHNGAVNLMKAGIVNADAVTTVSPRYAWEITTPEGGEGLDGVLRSQQGKLRGILNGLDTDYWDPATDKYLRHHYNAGDLSGKARNRAELLAELALEDRPTLGVVSRFAHQKGIDLIADAVDGLMDLGVNLVVLGSGEPGLERTFAWMASHLPDRLAYVQGYNEALAHRIYAGSDGFLMPSRFEPCGLAQLIAMRYGTPPIVRAVGGLLDTVKHWETGFMFDSMDAGGILHGVREFLKHPNRDWVARNAMQQDFSWEGPAREYVALYRQLLG; encoded by the coding sequence ATGAAAGTTGCTTTTGTTGCCTCCGAAGCCTTCCCCTTCGCCAAGGTGGGGGGCTTAGCCGATGTGATCGGCAGCCTGCCCCAGGCCCTCAAAAAGCAAGGCCTCGAGCCCACCATCTTTCTGCCGTGGTACTGGGGTATCCAGGGCTACTATGTGGGCGAAGCCTGGTTCAACTTTGAAGGGAACCGGGAGAAAATAGGCATCGGCCACGCCGAGCACAAGGGGGTGCGCTACGTGCTGGTGGGGCTGGGGGATTTTGCCCGCGACAAACCCTACGGTTACCAGGACGACTTCCGCCGCTTTGTGCGCTTTGCCATGGCCACGGCCGAACTCCTGGGCGATTTTGATGTGGTGCACGCCCACGACTGGCAGGCGGCCCTGCTGTCCCTGCTGCGCAACCTGGGCTGGTTTCGGGCCCGCACGGTGTACACCATCCACAACCTGGCCTACCAGGGGGTCTGGGGCCCGCAGGATTTTTATGCCTGGACACGCCTCCCGGGCGAGACCTATTACGGGGCAGGCCTCGAGCACAACGGCGCAGTCAACCTGATGAAAGCCGGGATAGTGAACGCCGATGCCGTCACTACCGTCTCGCCCCGCTACGCCTGGGAGATCACCACCCCCGAAGGCGGCGAGGGCCTGGACGGGGTCTTGCGCAGCCAGCAGGGGAAGCTCCGGGGCATCCTGAATGGCCTCGACACCGACTACTGGGACCCCGCTACCGACAAGTACCTCAGGCACCACTACAACGCCGGCGACCTTTCCGGCAAGGCCCGCAACCGGGCCGAACTGCTGGCCGAGCTGGCCCTGGAAGACCGCCCCACGCTGGGGGTTGTCTCGCGCTTTGCCCACCAGAAGGGCATAGACCTGATTGCCGATGCGGTAGACGGCCTGATGGACCTGGGGGTCAACCTGGTGGTGCTGGGCAGTGGGGAGCCGGGCCTCGAGCGCACCTTCGCCTGGATGGCCTCTCATCTGCCTGATCGTCTGGCTTACGTACAGGGCTACAACGAAGCCCTGGCCCATCGCATCTATGCCGGTTCGGATGGCTTTCTGATGCCCTCGAGGTTCGAGCCCTGCGGCCTGGCCCAGCTCATCGCCATGCGCTATGGTACGCCCCCCATCGTGCGGGCAGTGGGGGGCCTTCTGGACACGGTGAAGCACTGGGAAACCGGCTTCATGTTCGACTCGATGGATGCAGGGGGCATACTGCACGGGGTGCGTGAGTTCCTCAAACACCCCAATCGGGATTGGGTGGCCCGAAACGCCATGCAGCAGGACTTTTCCTGGGAGGGGCCAGCGCGCGAGTATGTGGCTTTGTACCGGCAACTGTTGGGCTGA